In Halorhabdus tiamatea SARL4B, a genomic segment contains:
- a CDS encoding TVP38/TMEM64 family protein yields the protein MQPAVRRQLAAIAGVAVVAGAVAVFGSPDALRSVVETAVGSPLAFAAVVLAVYTVRPLVLWPISAVSIFVGYGLGVPLGVPVGLIGAVCTSLPAYLLARHAPREQGIFGRLHERGRRVVETTGAFRGVAAARLLPLPADAISYGAGLSSVSTRSFVAGTLVGQVPWVLAGVVAGSSMRTLAVEGSAGGLPLVVGAAAVGVLVLAGPAIRHLAEYDRVPFPDPFGSQ from the coding sequence ATGCAACCGGCAGTCAGACGCCAACTCGCCGCGATCGCTGGCGTCGCCGTCGTCGCTGGTGCAGTCGCCGTCTTTGGCTCGCCCGACGCGCTGCGCTCGGTCGTCGAGACGGCGGTCGGGTCGCCGCTCGCGTTCGCTGCCGTGGTGCTCGCTGTCTACACCGTTCGACCGCTGGTGCTGTGGCCGATATCTGCAGTCTCGATCTTCGTCGGCTACGGTCTCGGCGTCCCGCTTGGCGTTCCTGTCGGCCTCATCGGAGCCGTCTGTACCTCGCTGCCGGCGTACCTCCTCGCCCGACACGCCCCGCGCGAGCAGGGCATTTTCGGCCGATTACACGAACGCGGCAGGCGTGTCGTCGAGACGACCGGCGCGTTCCGCGGTGTGGCGGCCGCTCGACTTCTCCCGCTCCCGGCGGACGCGATCTCCTATGGGGCCGGCCTCTCGTCGGTCTCGACGCGATCGTTCGTCGCCGGGACGCTCGTGGGCCAGGTCCCCTGGGTGCTCGCGGGCGTCGTCGCCGGGAGTTCGATGCGGACGCTCGCCGTCGAGGGCAGCGCCGGTGGCCTCCCCCTGGTCGTCGGGGCAGCTGCGGTCGGCGTGCTCGTCCTCGCCGGTCCTGCGATTCGTCATCTCGCCGAATACGATCGCGTGCCGTTTCCCGATCCCTTCGGCTCGCAGTGA
- a CDS encoding DUF5830 family protein, producing the protein MDETTDPVELGVTLLAHWEDAELSMAEAVDRIETVTTDPHVTREILDTAERRGIIEREDGFVRPTTGQYVSFESQVVTREGEFSCRRCGAELSTGHFIRFEDDRELGPFGSSCIRKVTGRE; encoded by the coding sequence GTGGACGAGACGACCGACCCGGTGGAACTCGGCGTGACACTGCTCGCCCATTGGGAGGACGCCGAACTGTCGATGGCCGAAGCGGTCGACCGGATCGAGACGGTCACGACCGACCCGCACGTGACCCGTGAGATTCTCGATACCGCCGAACGCCGCGGGATCATCGAGCGCGAGGATGGATTCGTCCGCCCCACGACCGGACAGTACGTCTCTTTCGAGAGTCAGGTCGTCACTCGCGAGGGCGAGTTCTCGTGTCGACGCTGTGGCGCGGAGCTCTCGACGGGCCATTTCATCCGATTCGAGGACGACCGCGAACTGGGGCCGTTCGGGTCGTCGTGCATCCGAAAAGTGACCGGCAGGGAGTGA
- a CDS encoding DUF7115 domain-containing protein — translation MEIPDLVHEELGGEEIRSGVAIGDEEVVCATPSRTLVYRSEGILSDERIEEYPHDADRLMLSEGRRKTTFKLTYVDGTRSFSVPASHGREVLTLLLEGILGVDGVLDEGESVVGAFRFSELTLVIAENRLVRHIGETAWDDDFTQYEYADLTGLDFEEGSVATEIVVSIDGRPQRIKTPRDDARLVEETIKKAVFEFYDVATMAELRQVVEPTDEEAPADDEVDDLTLGSDIDPLVSGTERDSPDRAESGSERGGDSTVEREATSNPAAGSQTDETADWEPQDSSATGGRERRESAAEPSTSEQREGARSHDDRIATESEATATAPSDRTTADPSAADTDVATADDVEALREQVSELSAAVQQQNQLLKKQHNAIKQLLGELRDQ, via the coding sequence ATGGAGATTCCAGACCTCGTTCACGAGGAACTGGGGGGCGAAGAGATCCGCTCGGGGGTCGCGATCGGTGACGAGGAAGTCGTCTGTGCGACGCCCTCGCGGACGCTCGTCTATCGGTCTGAAGGTATCCTGAGCGACGAACGTATCGAGGAGTATCCACACGACGCCGACCGGTTGATGCTCTCGGAGGGCCGACGCAAGACGACGTTCAAGCTCACGTATGTCGACGGCACGCGCTCGTTTTCTGTCCCGGCAAGCCACGGTCGGGAGGTCCTGACGCTCCTGCTCGAAGGGATCCTGGGCGTCGACGGCGTCCTCGACGAGGGCGAATCCGTCGTCGGTGCGTTCCGATTCAGCGAACTCACGCTCGTCATTGCCGAGAACCGTCTCGTCAGACACATCGGCGAGACCGCCTGGGACGACGATTTCACCCAGTACGAGTACGCCGATCTCACCGGACTGGACTTCGAGGAGGGTAGCGTCGCGACGGAGATCGTCGTCTCGATCGACGGCCGCCCACAGCGGATCAAGACCCCGCGGGACGACGCTCGCCTCGTCGAGGAGACGATCAAGAAGGCCGTCTTCGAGTTCTACGACGTGGCCACGATGGCGGAACTCCGACAGGTCGTGGAACCGACCGACGAGGAGGCTCCGGCCGACGACGAGGTGGACGATCTTACGCTCGGCTCGGACATCGACCCGCTCGTTTCTGGGACCGAACGCGACTCGCCAGATCGGGCTGAAAGCGGGAGCGAACGTGGGGGTGACTCGACGGTCGAGCGAGAAGCGACGTCGAATCCTGCCGCCGGCTCTCAGACAGACGAAACCGCGGACTGGGAGCCCCAGGACAGTTCCGCTACTGGCGGTCGTGAACGACGAGAATCTGCCGCCGAACCTTCGACGAGTGAGCAACGTGAGGGGGCCCGCTCACACGACGATCGAATCGCCACGGAATCGGAAGCCACAGCGACCGCCCCATCCGATCGCACGACTGCCGATCCGTCGGCAGCCGACACAGACGTAGCCACTGCCGACGACGTCGAAGCGCTTCGCGAACAGGTCTCGGAGCTGTCTGCGGCCGTCCAACAGCAAAACCAGTTGCTCAAGAAGCAACACAACGCGATCAAACAGCTGCTCGGTGAGCTTCGCGACCAGTAG
- a CDS encoding sugar O-acetyltransferase has product MDSEREKMLNGELYDASDPELVADRERARRLTQRYNRTEPGEHGKRRDVLEDLLGSLGDECHIEPPFRCDYGENIHVGENFYANFDCVVLDVCRVEIGRNCQLGPGVHIYTATHPLDADERIKGPEYGKPVTIGDNVWIGGQAVLNPGVTVGDNAVVASGAVVTEDVPADVVVQGNPATVVKELETDK; this is encoded by the coding sequence ATGGACAGTGAAAGAGAGAAGATGCTGAACGGGGAGCTCTACGACGCGTCCGATCCCGAACTCGTCGCCGACCGGGAGCGTGCCCGTCGATTGACCCAGCGGTACAATCGAACCGAACCGGGCGAACACGGGAAACGCCGGGACGTGCTGGAGGACTTGCTCGGGTCGCTCGGCGACGAATGTCACATCGAGCCGCCGTTCCGGTGTGATTACGGCGAGAACATCCACGTCGGCGAGAACTTCTACGCGAACTTCGACTGTGTCGTCTTAGACGTCTGCCGGGTGGAGATCGGTCGGAACTGCCAACTTGGTCCCGGCGTCCACATCTACACCGCGACCCACCCACTCGACGCGGACGAGCGCATCAAGGGCCCGGAGTACGGCAAGCCCGTGACGATCGGCGACAACGTCTGGATCGGCGGCCAGGCGGTCCTCAATCCCGGTGTCACGGTCGGCGACAACGCTGTCGTCGCCTCCGGTGCTGTCGTCACCGAGGACGTTCCCGCCGACGTCGTCGTCCAGGGGAACCCCGCGACCGTCGTCAAAGAACTCGAGACGGACAAGTAG
- a CDS encoding Lrp/AsnC family transcriptional regulator, with the protein MDERDVRILKAIADLGTDSPERLHEETDIPISTIHYRLNNLREDGVIENDLNDIDLDAVGLGVTVIVEVLAEYSGTYDDVAEKFGAIEGVTQVYLTMGETDFIVIAHLTDSDMVERLVSDFEALEEVERTNSTFVISTLKDSQRALEAYELNTLLDELVEE; encoded by the coding sequence ATGGACGAGCGCGACGTCAGGATACTCAAGGCGATCGCCGACCTCGGGACGGACAGCCCCGAGCGCCTCCACGAGGAGACGGATATCCCGATCTCGACGATCCACTACCGACTCAACAACCTCCGGGAGGACGGCGTCATCGAGAACGATCTCAACGACATCGACCTGGACGCGGTCGGTCTGGGCGTGACGGTCATCGTCGAAGTGCTCGCCGAATACAGCGGGACCTACGACGACGTCGCCGAGAAGTTCGGCGCGATCGAGGGGGTCACGCAGGTCTACCTCACGATGGGCGAGACTGACTTCATCGTCATCGCCCACCTGACCGACTCGGACATGGTCGAACGACTCGTCAGCGACTTCGAGGCTCTCGAAGAGGTCGAGCGGACGAACTCGACGTTCGTGATCTCGACACTCAAGGACAGCCAGCGGGCCCTAGAGGCCTACGAACTCAACACGCTCCTCGATGAACTCGTCGAGGAGTGA
- a CDS encoding DMT family transporter, protein MRSKTLVLSLLVGVLWGSSFLAIDVGLAYFPPLLFAGLRYAIVGVVVLAVAAVMVQRWYPQSQADVGTVLIAGVFMIAGHHAFLYLGLEEVPSAVAAIVVSLSPALTAVFASALLPDSDLTGLQVVGLLVGLGGVVVISDIGVGTVADVNLFGVGLVVLATVSFAFGSVATRPLRTDLSAVALQGWAMVLGAGLLGVTGYATGESAATIVWTPLSIVSLAFLVVGPGIVAFSIYFSLLDRVGPTESNLIVYLEPVVATALGWAVLGEVIDSTTVAGFVAIFVGFLLVKHRSLLPSWERLLGREPNAHPEADGTTFSRSD, encoded by the coding sequence ATGCGATCGAAAACGCTCGTGCTCTCGCTGCTCGTCGGCGTCCTCTGGGGGAGTTCGTTCCTCGCGATCGACGTCGGGCTGGCGTATTTCCCGCCGCTTCTGTTCGCCGGATTACGGTACGCGATCGTCGGCGTGGTCGTGCTCGCGGTCGCCGCGGTGATGGTACAGCGGTGGTATCCCCAGTCGCAGGCTGACGTGGGGACCGTTCTCATCGCCGGCGTGTTCATGATCGCCGGCCACCACGCTTTCCTCTATCTCGGCCTCGAAGAGGTCCCCTCGGCCGTCGCAGCCATCGTCGTGAGTCTCTCGCCGGCGCTGACGGCCGTCTTCGCAAGCGCGTTGCTACCCGACAGCGACCTCACTGGGCTGCAGGTCGTGGGACTGCTCGTCGGTCTCGGCGGCGTCGTCGTCATTTCCGACATCGGCGTGGGGACGGTCGCGGACGTGAACCTCTTCGGCGTTGGGCTGGTCGTCCTCGCCACGGTGAGTTTCGCCTTTGGTTCGGTCGCGACGCGACCCCTGCGGACGGACCTCTCGGCAGTCGCACTCCAGGGCTGGGCGATGGTCCTCGGCGCTGGATTGCTCGGTGTGACGGGGTACGCGACCGGCGAGTCCGCAGCCACCATCGTCTGGACGCCGCTGTCGATTGTCTCGCTGGCCTTCCTCGTCGTTGGGCCGGGCATCGTCGCGTTCTCGATCTACTTCAGCCTCCTCGATCGGGTCGGCCCGACCGAGAGCAACCTCATCGTCTACCTGGAACCGGTCGTCGCGACCGCGCTGGGCTGGGCGGTACTCGGCGAAGTGATCGACTCGACGACCGTGGCCGGCTTCGTCGCCATCTTCGTCGGGTTCCTGCTGGTGAAACACCGGTCGCTGTTGCCGTCGTGGGAGCGGCTCCTCGGTCGGGAGCCGAATGCCCATCCCGAAGCTGACGGGACGACGTTCAGCAGGTCGGACTGA
- the pspAB gene encoding PspA-associated protein PspAB gives MGLLEGIKSALGLKAEADATRDADPEDLFGMSTAYVTMEADLSYEPAGEAALCFSDVDSTDFQDAIAEVREILAAGEIETGTTAEFVEDAHGYTWVVLEDDDVEDLVTSVHFAADTLVENGYGSRLLAAVFAFRDPEADTGWDESDRFVYWVYSFRRGSYYPFAPKPGERERDATAEFKLQSVLDGELDLEDDEAYWYPLWPEDAGHPWE, from the coding sequence ATGGGACTGCTTGAGGGCATCAAATCAGCGTTGGGGCTCAAAGCCGAGGCCGACGCGACTCGGGACGCCGACCCCGAGGACCTCTTCGGGATGAGCACCGCCTACGTCACGATGGAGGCCGATCTGAGCTACGAGCCGGCAGGCGAGGCGGCGCTGTGTTTCTCCGACGTCGACAGCACGGACTTCCAGGACGCGATCGCGGAAGTCCGCGAGATCCTGGCCGCCGGGGAGATCGAGACGGGGACCACCGCGGAGTTCGTCGAGGACGCCCACGGCTACACCTGGGTCGTCCTCGAGGACGACGACGTCGAGGATCTCGTCACGAGCGTCCACTTCGCCGCGGACACGCTCGTCGAGAACGGCTACGGCTCGCGACTGCTCGCGGCCGTCTTCGCCTTCCGCGATCCCGAGGCTGACACCGGCTGGGACGAGAGCGATCGCTTCGTCTACTGGGTCTACTCGTTCCGTCGCGGGTCGTACTACCCCTTCGCACCCAAGCCAGGCGAGCGCGAGCGCGACGCCACCGCGGAGTTCAAACTCCAGAGCGTGCTGGACGGTGAACTCGACCTCGAGGACGACGAGGCCTACTGGTACCCCCTCTGGCCCGAGGACGCGGGCCACCCCTGGGAGTGA
- a CDS encoding IS4-like element ISHti4 family transposase, with amino-acid sequence MGRRSRSWKPELDEDGQLCDMDVSGWIRAEFRSAEFGDKRLTDRLVQLGDELGSSPAESIPAACGDWASTKATYRFCDNDSVDPNEVLSAHKQQQQSRVSRSDELLIVSDTTELVFPRHPSKEGLGDIGNSEMDLEGVKLHSTIGINPRTHRMTGVIDQQALIEDQQAGEKYDANGKAEPIQLDNEHEKWSRGDRQARDWLADDIRPLFIHDRGADSFAFYEEVTGEMESAGFIVRANQNRRIWTDDGEPEKLFDWSSDLAEQGRKTIEIQQGGGREARTVELSIATGTCELRAPRNNPEQEGSIEANVVRVDEVGENDDPIQWVLLTTESVEEFEETLTLIDYYGLRWRIEDWHKVLKSGCNIEERQLQTWERMEVLLSMYSVIAWKVLELRELARGDSSVSPAVLLSEAECTILETKFPELSDQDGKSYAVSVAKLGGYLDRGSDPPPGWETMWKGLQKLRMWAEGYELGAE; translated from the coding sequence ATGGGACGCCGCTCACGGAGTTGGAAGCCAGAACTCGATGAGGATGGACAGCTGTGTGACATGGATGTTTCCGGGTGGATTCGAGCGGAGTTTCGGTCAGCTGAGTTTGGAGACAAGCGCCTGACTGACCGATTGGTTCAACTTGGGGATGAACTCGGCAGCTCACCTGCCGAGTCCATCCCCGCTGCCTGCGGAGACTGGGCCTCCACAAAAGCTACATACCGATTTTGCGATAATGACAGTGTGGACCCCAACGAGGTTCTCTCTGCTCACAAGCAGCAACAGCAATCAAGAGTGAGTCGGTCAGACGAACTCTTGATTGTCTCCGATACCACCGAACTCGTGTTTCCGAGACATCCCTCCAAAGAGGGCCTCGGCGACATTGGCAATTCTGAAATGGATCTCGAAGGCGTCAAGCTACACTCCACGATCGGAATCAATCCACGCACCCATCGGATGACTGGAGTCATCGATCAGCAGGCGCTGATCGAGGACCAGCAGGCTGGTGAGAAGTACGATGCCAACGGCAAAGCAGAGCCGATTCAACTTGACAATGAGCATGAGAAGTGGAGCCGTGGCGACAGGCAAGCCAGAGACTGGCTTGCCGACGATATCCGCCCGCTGTTCATTCATGACCGAGGCGCAGATTCATTCGCGTTCTACGAAGAAGTCACCGGAGAGATGGAAAGTGCTGGCTTTATCGTCCGAGCGAATCAAAACCGGCGGATTTGGACTGATGATGGTGAACCTGAAAAACTCTTTGACTGGAGCAGCGACCTTGCCGAGCAAGGTCGCAAAACAATCGAGATTCAACAGGGAGGTGGGCGCGAAGCGAGAACGGTGGAGTTGTCGATAGCCACTGGAACGTGTGAGTTGCGCGCACCAAGGAATAATCCTGAGCAAGAGGGTTCAATCGAGGCGAATGTCGTGAGAGTCGACGAGGTCGGTGAAAATGACGACCCGATTCAGTGGGTGTTGCTCACCACTGAATCGGTCGAAGAGTTTGAAGAGACACTGACACTCATCGACTATTACGGCCTCCGCTGGCGAATTGAAGACTGGCATAAAGTGCTCAAGAGTGGCTGTAACATCGAAGAACGGCAACTGCAGACTTGGGAGCGGATGGAAGTTCTGTTGAGCATGTATTCAGTAATCGCGTGGAAAGTTCTGGAGTTACGAGAACTTGCCCGTGGTGATAGTTCAGTATCTCCGGCGGTCCTGCTGAGTGAGGCAGAGTGCACAATTCTGGAAACGAAATTTCCAGAATTGAGCGACCAAGATGGAAAATCATACGCAGTGAGCGTCGCTAAACTCGGCGGTTATCTTGATCGTGGTTCAGATCCGCCACCAGGGTGGGAGACGATGTGGAAAGGACTCCAGAAGCTACGCATGTGGGCTGAAGGATACGAACTCGGTGCTGAATGA
- the tmk gene encoding dTMP kinase, translated as MLITLEGIDGSGKSSAWEFLQGHAADLDPEFTFTREPTESWYGEAVRRSIQEDDADSLAELFLYTADHAAHLANTVQPALDRGEVVISDRYSDSRYAYQGATLADRLDDPLAFVREIHEPWTRPPDATIYLDVDAETGAERSGGTNKFERIEQLRAVRENYERLIDDDPERFVRIDATRAAEAVRADVLEAVETLLDEQ; from the coding sequence ATGCTCATCACGCTCGAGGGGATCGACGGCAGCGGGAAGTCCTCCGCCTGGGAATTTCTGCAGGGACACGCCGCCGACCTCGACCCCGAGTTCACCTTCACCCGGGAGCCGACCGAGTCGTGGTACGGCGAGGCCGTCCGGCGCTCGATCCAGGAAGACGACGCCGACTCTCTCGCCGAGTTGTTCCTCTATACGGCTGATCACGCCGCTCACCTCGCGAATACGGTCCAACCAGCCCTCGACCGCGGCGAGGTCGTTATCTCGGATCGCTACTCGGACTCCCGCTACGCCTACCAGGGCGCGACGCTCGCCGATCGGCTGGACGATCCTCTCGCTTTCGTCCGGGAGATCCACGAGCCCTGGACGCGACCGCCGGACGCGACGATCTACCTCGACGTCGACGCCGAGACGGGGGCCGAGCGCAGCGGCGGGACCAACAAGTTCGAACGGATCGAACAGCTCCGGGCCGTCCGGGAGAACTACGAGCGACTGATCGACGACGACCCGGAGCGGTTCGTCCGGATCGACGCGACGCGAGCGGCTGAAGCGGTGCGGGCGGACGTTTTGGAGGCAGTCGAGACGCTACTGGACGAGCAGTGA
- a CDS encoding complex I NDUFA9 subunit family protein, which yields MNVLVTGGDGFVGRHLCRELDERGHDVAALSRDPDPTALPDGVETVAGDVTDRSSIDPALEGVDVLVNLVALSPLFIPTGGNEMHERIHLGGTENLVAAAEDEGVERFVQMSALGADPDGSTHYIRAKGRAEEVVRESALEWVIVRPSVIFGDGGEFVGFTKKLTPPVVAPLPGGGKTRFQPIWVEDLAPMLADCVEDDDRAGEVYELGGPEQLTLKQIAKLVRGRVAVVPVPMALAGVGLSIGGAVPGFPMGSDQYRSLRFDNTTAENDVTAFGTEPDVLLTLEEYLHGI from the coding sequence ATGAACGTTCTTGTCACTGGCGGCGACGGCTTCGTCGGTCGACACCTCTGTCGCGAACTCGACGAGCGGGGCCACGACGTGGCGGCGCTCTCACGCGATCCCGACCCGACAGCACTGCCCGACGGCGTCGAGACAGTGGCGGGCGACGTCACGGACCGATCGTCGATCGACCCCGCCCTCGAGGGCGTCGACGTCCTCGTGAACCTGGTCGCACTCTCGCCGCTATTCATCCCGACGGGCGGCAACGAGATGCACGAACGTATCCACCTCGGCGGCACCGAGAACCTGGTCGCAGCCGCCGAGGACGAAGGCGTCGAGCGGTTCGTCCAGATGAGCGCGCTGGGGGCCGATCCCGACGGGTCGACCCACTACATCCGCGCGAAAGGGCGGGCCGAAGAGGTTGTCCGCGAGTCCGCCCTGGAGTGGGTGATCGTCCGCCCGTCGGTGATCTTCGGCGACGGCGGGGAGTTCGTCGGCTTCACGAAGAAGCTCACGCCGCCAGTGGTCGCACCGCTGCCGGGCGGCGGGAAGACGCGCTTCCAGCCGATCTGGGTCGAGGACCTCGCGCCGATGCTGGCCGACTGCGTCGAGGACGACGATCGAGCGGGCGAGGTCTACGAACTCGGCGGCCCGGAACAGCTCACGCTCAAACAGATCGCCAAGCTCGTTCGCGGCCGGGTCGCGGTCGTCCCCGTCCCGATGGCGCTGGCGGGCGTCGGGCTCTCGATCGGCGGCGCAGTTCCGGGCTTCCCGATGGGATCCGATCAGTACCGCTCACTGCGGTTCGACAACACGACTGCCGAGAACGACGTCACAGCCTTCGGGACCGAACCGGACGTCCTGCTCACACTCGAGGAGTATCTCCACGGGATCTGA
- a CDS encoding tubulin/FtsZ family protein — MKLAMIGFGQAGGKIVDKFLEYDERTGSGIVRSAVAVNTAKADLLGLERVPEENRVLIGQARVKGHGVGADNELGAEIAEEDIDEVQGAIDNIPVHEVDAFLIIAGLGGGTGSGGSPVLAKHLKRIYTEPVYGLGILPGSDEGGIYTLNAARSFQTFVREVDNLLVFDNDAWRKTGESMEAGYEEINDEIVKRFGILFGAGEVEQGGEVAESVVDSSEIINTLAGGGVSTVGYAAEEVNLDDDGGLLSRFRGDDSTNSMESANTTNRITSLVRKAALGRLTLPCEIEGSERALLVLSGPSRHLNRKGIERGRKWLEEQTGSMEVRGGDYPVADSGYVASVILLSGVHNVPRIKELQQVAIEAQDNIDDIRDESEENLEALVEDDEDELDPLF, encoded by the coding sequence ATGAAACTCGCCATGATCGGCTTCGGGCAGGCCGGCGGGAAGATCGTCGACAAGTTCCTGGAGTACGACGAACGGACGGGCAGCGGCATCGTCCGGTCGGCGGTCGCGGTCAACACCGCCAAGGCCGACCTGCTCGGCCTCGAGCGCGTCCCCGAGGAGAACCGTGTCCTGATCGGCCAGGCGCGGGTCAAGGGACACGGCGTCGGTGCGGACAACGAACTCGGCGCGGAGATCGCCGAGGAGGACATCGACGAGGTTCAGGGGGCCATCGACAACATCCCCGTCCACGAGGTCGACGCGTTCCTCATCATCGCCGGCCTCGGCGGCGGGACCGGGTCGGGCGGGTCGCCGGTCCTCGCCAAGCATCTGAAGCGGATCTACACCGAACCGGTCTACGGCCTGGGCATCCTGCCCGGCAGCGACGAGGGCGGCATCTACACGCTCAACGCCGCCCGGTCGTTCCAGACGTTCGTCCGGGAGGTCGACAACCTGCTGGTCTTCGACAACGACGCCTGGCGGAAAACAGGCGAGTCCATGGAGGCGGGCTACGAGGAGATCAACGACGAGATCGTCAAGCGCTTTGGCATCCTCTTCGGTGCGGGCGAGGTCGAACAGGGTGGCGAAGTCGCCGAGAGCGTCGTCGACTCCAGCGAGATCATCAACACGCTGGCGGGCGGCGGCGTCTCGACGGTCGGCTACGCGGCCGAAGAGGTCAACCTGGACGACGACGGGGGGCTCCTCTCGCGGTTCCGTGGCGACGACTCCACGAACTCGATGGAGTCGGCAAACACGACCAACCGGATCACCTCGCTGGTCCGGAAGGCCGCGCTGGGCCGGTTGACTCTGCCTTGCGAGATCGAAGGGTCCGAGCGCGCGCTGCTCGTGCTGTCGGGTCCCTCGAGGCATCTCAACCGGAAGGGCATCGAACGCGGGCGCAAGTGGCTCGAAGAGCAGACCGGGAGCATGGAGGTCCGGGGTGGGGACTACCCCGTCGCCGATTCGGGATACGTCGCCTCGGTCATCCTGCTCTCCGGCGTTCACAACGTCCCGCGGATCAAGGAACTCCAGCAGGTGGCCATCGAGGCCCAGGACAACATCGACGACATTCGAGACGAAAGCGAAGAGAACTTAGAGGCGTTAGTAGAAGATGACGAAGATGAGTTGGATCCGCTCTTCTAA
- a CDS encoding flagellar basal body-associated FliL family protein, which translates to MSWIRSSKGITLLAVLVFAFATVGVVTAASVSADAPAEAQVGEEITVSATISDVYETSEEWTLNGTTELQNVTGWEVTKVTPSGDENTTRFGGSTTFDVPITGAENLKYVEVSITGTVPPVEQFSYDPPQSFVGADFNRVQGNNENDIETITVHHYTADSSDARALIDEADAAVNDTSSDEAQSDLSGAISSFENGNFPNAKNLSESAIDAAESAKQSAQTTRLVLYGVGALVVIALIGGGIYYWRSQQDDYDKLR; encoded by the coding sequence ATGAGTTGGATCCGCTCTTCTAAGGGGATCACCCTACTGGCGGTGCTGGTGTTCGCGTTCGCCACAGTCGGCGTCGTTACGGCGGCGTCGGTCTCGGCGGACGCCCCAGCAGAGGCACAGGTCGGCGAGGAGATTACCGTCTCGGCTACCATCTCGGACGTCTACGAGACCTCCGAGGAGTGGACGCTCAACGGGACGACCGAACTGCAGAACGTGACCGGCTGGGAGGTCACGAAAGTCACGCCAAGCGGTGACGAGAACACGACCCGCTTTGGCGGCTCGACGACGTTCGACGTCCCGATCACCGGCGCGGAGAACCTCAAGTACGTCGAGGTCTCGATCACGGGGACAGTCCCACCGGTCGAGCAGTTCTCCTACGACCCACCACAGTCTTTCGTCGGGGCTGACTTCAACCGGGTTCAGGGCAACAACGAAAACGACATCGAGACGATCACCGTCCATCACTACACCGCAGACAGTAGCGACGCGCGGGCGCTGATCGACGAGGCAGACGCGGCTGTCAACGATACCAGCAGCGACGAGGCACAGAGCGACCTCTCCGGAGCGATCTCGTCGTTCGAGAACGGCAATTTCCCGAACGCGAAGAACCTCTCTGAGAGCGCGATCGACGCGGCCGAATCCGCCAAACAGTCCGCCCAGACGACCCGGCTGGTCCTGTACGGCGTCGGCGCGCTCGTCGTGATCGCACTGATCGGCGGCGGGATCTACTACTGGCGCTCCCAGCAGGACGACTACGACAAACTCCGGTAG
- the cofC gene encoding 2-phospho-L-lactate guanylyltransferase, translated as MHVVVPFDGREPKTRLSPVLDIEERREFARAMLEDVASTIESVGFEPTILATSDVDCEWPVVVDERTLDAAVNDRLAEIDGPVAIVMADLALATPDALGRLFAAGGDVVLAPGRGGGTNAIVARHPDFRVDYHDASITDHREIAHDIGAEMAEVDSFRLASDVDDPADLAEVLLHGEGRAAAWLREHGFELASEAGRVSIER; from the coding sequence ATGCACGTCGTCGTTCCGTTCGACGGCCGCGAGCCGAAAACCCGTCTGTCTCCCGTTCTCGACATCGAGGAGCGCCGCGAGTTCGCACGCGCGATGCTCGAAGATGTCGCGAGCACGATCGAATCCGTCGGGTTCGAACCGACGATTCTCGCGACGAGCGACGTCGACTGCGAGTGGCCCGTCGTCGTCGACGAGCGAACGCTGGACGCGGCCGTGAACGACCGGCTGGCCGAGATTGACGGACCGGTAGCGATCGTCATGGCCGACCTCGCGCTCGCGACGCCCGACGCACTGGGTCGACTGTTCGCGGCCGGCGGCGATGTCGTGCTCGCGCCTGGACGGGGCGGGGGAACCAACGCAATCGTCGCTCGCCACCCCGACTTCCGGGTCGATTATCACGACGCCTCGATCACGGACCACCGGGAAATCGCCCATGATATTGGGGCGGAAATGGCCGAGGTCGACTCTTTCCGGCTGGCAAGCGACGTCGACGACCCGGCCGACCTCGCGGAGGTCCTGCTCCACGGCGAGGGACGGGCGGCCGCGTGGCTTCGCGAACACGGGTTCGAGCTTGCGAGCGAGGCGGGCCGCGTGAGCATCGAGCGGTAG